GGTCCAGGCTGGGCCGGAGGCTCCTAGTGCCAGTGGATCCAGTTGACAGCCAGTCCACCTCCTTTCTCCACTCTACCAGCCAGGCTCTGAAAAGGGCCCGCGGCCCGGGGCCAAGGCGAGAGAGGAAGACAACCACTTCCAGCAAAACAAACCTGCTCTCTCCGTATCCactttataaaaacaaatgtcttcCTGCAGTTTCTCCTGgccagctgctgtttgtttttagttgAGTTGACAGTAAGGACTGAAGTCAACTGGGCAGCAGTCAGTGAGAGGAATACAGGCTCATATGGGGCATTCCAGGATAATTCAATAGCGGCCCAGGCGTGTGTGTAGATGGCAGAGATCAGCTCTGAGTGGCCCAGACAGACCGGTGAGGAAGTGAAAACAGAGTTCTGCCccgctctaaaaaaaaaaaagatgagtcTGGAAAAGATCAGATGAGGCAGTTCGCTTCCTCTAAGGCCTCtcgcatgtgtgtttttgtgtgtcttgaGTTTCATGGGGTCTAAAATGCAGGATTCTGGACAATAACAGGATGTGTCCTTCccagaaaatgtcacaaatcatcTCAGTTATCAAACATGGCGGCAGTCATCATAGATACGCCATTGTTTCTCTCCGTGTGGATCTGCCTTTGCATGCAACTCTCCGGAATGACTTCAAAACACATAGAATGTGTATGGCCGCAGTTATATAACACACAGGATGAGCAAAACGCATGagaaatgtcaaaaacacaGCCGAAATGTAAGACTTGGTTTCCTGACCTTTTCGCGAGGGAAAAGGAGGACATGGATGCAGAGTTCATTACCAACTTTGAGTCAAATTAATCAGGATTTATGGAAAATAAACTGcatagtagaaaaaaaaaatcatcatggTAATTATGTGAGATGACTGCGTGTGCCCTCACGATCCTCAAGCATCTGAGAGGAAGATGCTGATCCTGGGACACCGTCCTGTGTCAAGTCGCATCCGTCATGATGCGTTTAAGGACGCAGCACCCGCCTGACATTTGTGCTGATTCCTCCGGGGGCTCTTCTTCACCCAGCGTGCAGGCGGCGCGGGAAGGGAACATCCCTGTTGGGGGACGGGCtggcacccccccccccccccccccccccccccccgggagCGCACATGCATACTTAAAGATGACACGCTGAGGCACACACATGCTCGCACGCACTCTGAATAATGTGTGACAtggcagcagaggagcagaTGTGACACTTGAGTATGTAGGGAATCCACTCCACCTGAGGGGACGAGAGGAAAGGTGGACAGCGGATATTGATCATGCATGTAcggacacatacacacactcatgtcaCACAGagtggggggagggagggggtttCCGGCTGATTTTCTGGCACCGCAGCAGCCCAGAATGATGGCTCCCTCCCAAAACAACCAGCTTCTTCTCAGAAAATTTGACTCCATGTTGGTCGGatagagataaaaaaaaataaataaagaagatCTACTGTAAACCAAATCACGTTCAAACCCACATGCCCCCATGTGTGATCAATAGTTGTCCTTATTtgacacagaggcagagagagagagagagagagagacggagccagaggggggagagagcgCGCTGCTCTTTAACTCTCCGCTGCGTCAAAGTGAGCGGCTGCGTGGGAGGAGACGTTCAGCATGGCAGTCTGcggtggagggagagactgaaagagagaaaaagggagaggaggccCACACAGAATGAAAATATCAGCTAAACCACATCTATAGGGGCGAGATAACAACAACATTGGCGCTGCAGCACAATGCAGAACGTGCACGTCTGGATCCACCACCGAGGCTCAGACTTTGGATTGAAAGTGTTCATTTCatagaaaagaaatgaatagaCCACCTTCAGAACTAGAATGGCACCATAGTAAAGAGGCCCAACAGCCCCCTTTAATTCTAAAAACGTATTTAAATCTGCTAGATATGGATTTTTATTCAAGTTACTTAATTAAgcctgatttgtttttcatcaagatcaagactgttaaaaaaaagtcagaagaaATTCTAGGATGGGTCCCTTTATTTGGAGCCAGCCagcaaacaaccaaccaaaaacaaccaaccaaccaaaaaacaaccaaccaaccaaccaaccaaccaaaaacaaccaaccaaccaaaaaacaaccaaccaaccaacaaaccaaaaaacaaccaaccaaccaaccaaacacaaccaaccaaccaaaaaacaaccaaccaaccaaccaaaaaacaaccaaccaaccaatcaatcaaccaaccaaccaaccaacccatcaaaaaacaaccaaccaatcaaaaaaacaatcaaccaaccaaccaaaagaccaactaaccaaccaaccaaccaaccaaccagagaAATCGCTAACTGTAGGTCCTTTTACACCAGAAAGCCATTTAGCTAGTAGTCCTGTTAGCTGACTATGCCTTGAGTGGGAACTCAGAAAACTGGGGGGAGTGCTGGTGTTTGTATAACCCATAGCACAGGAGGTTTGGactgctgggaggaggaggaggtggaatgGAACCTGGATCACGACCTCCCAGCCTTCCTTtaatattggacctttaaaggtTCTTCCCCGTGGTTCATAACCTAAACAAATCTAAAAGAAGCTGGAAAGACATTGTcacaacactgaaaacagttttGTAGAGATACATTGTTTTCACAGAACAgtcacaacatatgctggtcttatCGGATATGATGTATTGGTGCACGTTAAAGTCTCCCGCAGTAAATAAAGTCTTCCAAATGAGACTTAACCTAGTAAAgtaatagtatatatatatatatatacatactggCATACTTATACCTACGTAGGTTTTGAATGCAGggcttttgttttgtaatgACGCACTTTCACACTGTGGTCTATTGTTAGGTGAAGTCCATCTTCCACCACTGCTTTGGCCTGAATATGATGTCGTTgatattgttgctgttgttcttTTAATCCTCACCGACACATTGACGCAAATTAAGGCGGCAACATCAACACCATTTGTAAGCACTTTGACACTTGAGGCATATCAAACAACACATGACCTGCTCACATGATTTGGAGATAAGGCTGTTGTTTTGAAGTGCCAGCCTGCTGCTGTATTTTCCAGACCTCGGTTTCATGTGCACAAACACGACTCTTTCCATCGACTCTTTCTCTGAGAGGATATGAACAATAAAGCCATTCATGTTTGCCCGGAAAAAAAACGCTGAGCCTGCACTCATCGCCTTCTTTCCATTTATTATCTATCATACTGAAACTATTATTTTTCTTGTCATCATACGAGAGATGAGATTAGTCAGAGTCCCATTGTTGTCTTGTTGTGAATTCCAGTAAGAAACTGAGAGCGTCACAGTTTGTAAGCACTGcccctgcagcttcctctgtgcCCACTGAACTGCGCTGTATTTACAGGAGCGATAAGGCCGCAGTGTTTCCCCCTCCACCCTGACCGGGCCAGACGGCCACTCTACACCCTCCAGACACTGCCCTGCACGTCGGCATCAGGCCTCTCCAACGTGGGCCTGGCTGCACGTTGCTCTGtgtggagctgatggaggatgCAGATAAGAGCGGCTGTTGTGGCTGGGCTGTCTCAAGGCAAAATGAGACGATTGTCAGATAGCTGCTTGTAAGTAATCCCGGTGTTTGTCTGCCTATGTGGCTGCAAGTGTGTGCACGTGTGGAATGTGTGCATGGTGAGGGGTGTAAACATGACTGTAGTGTTTAATGCGCAGTGGTGGAAGACTTCGTATATCCTTGACATGAGCACaagcaccaaaacaacaatCGCTTGAAGAAGTATGTTTTAACTATTTTACACACAGTTAGTCCAGTGGACCCCAGCAGGGGTCAGGACCCCTAGTGTATTTATATAGCTCCATCAAGACTCAAGGGACtgcaaagtgctttacaatcGCAGAGcaatacagtaaatatgaaacattaaaggaacagtaaGAATCTTTGCTGAATTTTTGGcgtaaaaaattaattaaaactttcaacaaaatgtgaagaaatagcagttttgacatcatgacgtccgtgtactgtgttgcagagatatctactgaagttagcatgctaacctgctagccctGGCCTGTCCCAGACCAAAGCTAATGCGCTAACCATGTGATCACCAACACTTCTCTGTTGCTGTGAGCTCCAACTCCTGACCTACAGTTAGGGGGCAATTTGGAAGAAATGTagctgaaaaacattcaaaaatgtatttacattgtAAGAACATGTAATAATGTATTACAATTCAATTCAGTACAATTAATCTGTATTTGTAGGGGGaccatgtacaatattaaacacAACTGTTGCCATTTGACACATTGTAGCAGAGTTAACTTAGAGCTAATTTATACCTGCAGGTCATAATGGGCCTGCCGACAGAATGGGAGGAAATACAAGGTTTTACATTATTATGATGCTTATATATTGAGTTGCTGAGATAtctgctaaagttagcatgctagccagcttTACTGATCCGAAGCTCTGTGCTAGAGGTGTAAACACTACCCTGGTCCCCGAGCGCCCAGTCTTAACCGCTAGCTGCATGAAAAAAAGTAAGCTAGTAGACATAGAAGCTGACATGATTGCTAAAAATAACAGTTGTTATTGTCTTAATCAATGGTGGTGTTCATGAAGGGGGAGTTAAATTTCATGTGACAGCTAAATTGACTTCTTTTGGGCCTCAAACAGCTGTTTAAATAGAACCATCTGAGTAGTTCAGACAAGAAATGCGTCTTTGTTTGGTAGGGGTCACAAGACACAAGGGGAAACCACCAGGTCGACAATGAATCACATTATAAGCtcatattttttgtaaaaatctgGATCTGAAAGTAACAAATAACTGATAAATGAGGTGGAGTGAAACGTGAATATTTATGGAATTTATGATATCAAAACAGTGGCCGTAAAAGTATAAAGGTACTCAATTAAAGCACAGTAGAAACATGCATATGCAGTTCTTTTCCGTATTGAAAACAGAGATGCCGTTTAGCACAGAAAGAAAATCAGATTGCATCTATAAACAGTGCTTGTGTCTACGGACATGTAATGTAGCCTACGTGCAGATCGGAGTGCCACCACAGACGACATGCCATGTCTCCACTCTACCATGTCAGTCACTCACTCTCATTAAAGACCtggcagcagtagcagcagcagcagcagcagaggcccagttttcctctctctctctctctctctctctctctctctctgtctctcccactTTTTCTAGTGCTTCCTAACGCACAAAACCACCCGTGAAAGAGTTCAAAGAGTACACCTTTATCTGCCTGTTTCGTTTGCAAAGTGCTCTCCGGCACTGTTGGCAAAGGGTGGAAGATTTGGGATCAGCGAGGGCAAATGTAGGATCTTTATTTACTTTGAGGTCACGTTCACAGAGGAGCCCTGAGGCGAGCATGTGCCATCAAAACCCTCTCTATCTCTGCTACTGTCGATGAAGATGGTAAGCAAATGAATGTGAGAGGGTTGGCTTAAGGGTGCAATATATATAAGAATatgccacctgtcaaattcatacttgAATCAAATGTGGGGCAACATATCAACAGAGTAACTGcatgctgctgctaactgtagcagcTAAGACTGGTAGCTCTGGGAGCTCAGGGCAGGGTTAGTGTTTACACCAATGGGACAGGGGATTTGTACTGGGACGggctggagctagctggttagcatgctaacttaagtagatatctctgcagcacaatatgTAGACATTATCACGTCAAATCCGCTacttattcacattctgttgaacattttagtcatttcatgacacattttttaactaaaattatGACACAGTGGGCCTTTAAAGTGAGTTAATATATGTATGGGGGAATCAATAGTTTTTTGGAAGCATTTCCCCTACATAGCTTTTTGGTATATACTTCCATATGATCAGCTTTACATCCACTATGTTTGGATTCCTACTGAAAAATCAACATATTGTtatcctttaaatgtttttttgttgttcttaaaTGTTCTTATCTTTTGAATTTGTTAAACCAAAACTGTAGGAAAGTGGAAAAATATACCTTTGAGACAATACAAATCTGTATTTCATGAAGATGATAGCAGCATTGTTATTGCACTGAATAGGGaaatttttcatgttttttatgttatatGAACTTTGCATTAACAACTGCTCTCTTTGTGTTGAAGTAtatacagaaacatttaaaaataaaaagcggataaacaatgtaaaaaaaaaaaatgttttagctgATAGAGGTCAAACACTGCATGAACTGGGCTGCTCGGAAGCGCTAGCCAAATAATGTTTGCAGTGCAGCAGCGACACCCCGCGGCCACGTGGCGAACAGCCGCATTGCGCATCCGCCTGCAGTGAGCGCGCATCGCCGGCGGGCGCCGCTGTCGAGCCGCGCACCGTGCCTGACTGCACAGGCACCAGAAGTCAACCAGAGAATTTCTGCCACAGCTGATTCGGTCGCCATCTTTGTCGCGAACATAAACAACACCAGCGAGTCGCGTTGGCACTCGGGCGCACCGCTGTCACTCGGAAGGAACGCGGCCCCCAGTGTGTCCGCCGCGGCGCTGTTGTTTCCCCCACAACGACGATGACGGTCGACTTGGTCCCCTGAGCCTCCGTGTCGGCCGGTAAGAGAGCCTTGGAGCTGCGGCAGCGTCGTCAGCTGATGTTACGCTGCCTCTCGGACGGGTTGTTGTGTGCGAGCATGATGCCATGACAACGGTGCGGCTGTCATTAGCGCACCGCGAGGCTCCTTTCACCTCGATATTGTCCGTCTGTCATTGAGCCAGCGAGAAAAGCCCTACAGACGGCGACGTGGGTCTTTAAAGCATGTAGCGAGCGCAGACACCGTGCTAACCAGGCCGGTCGGTGTGTGCGTTTTGTGCTCTCAATGAAGCTAACGTGTTTTTCCACAGAGATGGGGCTCCAGTGCGGACTTCCCCGTCGGGAGGAGGTTTAAACGGGGGGCGGGTGGGGGCGGGGAGGGCAGCGCAGCACAGCACAGGGGCCTTTGCTGCCTGTGAGGACATGGACCAGGAGTACGAGAGACGGCTGCTGAGGCAAATCAACCACCAGAACCTGCCGACTGAGGCCCGCCTGTCaaaggtgacacacacacacacacacacacacacagaacatctgCTCATGTTTGCTGCTGCATGTCTTGTGCGTGTGTATACAAGACTGCAGGCTGAAACTGGTATAATGGTGTTCTCCTGATCTAAGGAGCATAGTGAGAGCCATAACCTGGAAATTAAAAGCCCCATGAGTAATATTGTCTCTTTAACCAAATACTAATGTTTCTGCTGTGATCTGTTTTGCTTTAACCTGTGTCTCTTGCCACCCCAGTGTGTGAGTGCTACCTGCAGTCCTGTCAGCGTGAAGTCAGGGGACCGCTTCATCCCCACCCGCGCTGGAAGCAACTGGAGCATCAACTTCCACTATGCCAACGTGAGCAGCCTTTTTACGCCCGCTAGTCGATTGACCGATTCAGTCGACAGCTACCTTGATAATCTGTTcatctgtcatttttcaagccGAAAATGTCAAGAGTCTTTAGGTTTTTTGGACTGTCTCTCTGGCAAGGAAAcagatcatgaaaataatcgttaATTGCAGCCGTATCTTTTGATATTTTACACGGCCCCACACAAAACAGTGACACAATTGACGCacctttccttttcctctgcaGGAGAACTGTCGCTCCCCAAATCAGACCCATAAAGCAAAGGACGCCAGCTCAGATTCAAGCAAAGGTCAgacatttgtggttttttttttaatgctgttcGTACTTCTTGCAAATCATCATCATGAAGTTTTCTTCTACTTTTTTTTGGAAAGATCCTGAGTTTGATCTCTCCACCTGCTGTGTCCCCATCACCGCTCTCTTTGCCTCCCTCCCTGCAGATGCTGTGGCGTACGCTGCCCTGCTGAGGAACGAGCTCCTGGGGGCAGGGATAGAGACTGTGCCGGACCCTCACACAGACGACCGGCGGCACGCGGTCCTCTCTCAGGACTCTCACGGCCTTTTTAGGGTACGAGATAAAAGAAAACGGCCCGTCGGCCTCTGTCTTACATCAGATAATATGTATACAATCATCCCTGAGTGTAATTCTTGCTTTGTTACTCCTCCGCAGTACACTGTCCACACTAAGAGAGTGCCTTTCGATAGCGATAATGAAGTCTCACCGTACTCCCTGTCTCCACTTAGTAACAAGAGGTACGACGCGTCTCAAGTGCTGCACCCCAAACATGAAAATGGCGCTCCGACTTTACCGCTGGCTGACCTTTTCCTTGCAATGTTTTCATCCGCAGCCACAAGCTGCTCCGCTCCCCTCGTAAACCGGCCCGGAAGATCTCCAAGATCCCCTTCAAAGTGCTGGACGCTCCGGAGCTGCAGGATGACTTCTACCTCAACCTGGTAGACTGGTCGGCGGGCAACCTGCTCAGTGTCGGCCTGGGAGCCTGCGTCTACCTGTGGAGTGCCTGCACCAGCCAGGTGTGGTGAAGTGACCCAGTTATGGTGGGGGAAATgaatataatgtgtgtgtgatccacTGAAGAGAAAAAGTAAAATGGTAAATGTTTATTCTTTGCGTTTGTGTAACAGGTGACAAGGTTGTGTGACCTGTCAGTGGACGGGGACTCTGTTACGTCAGTTTGTTGGAATGAGAGGGTGAGGCTGAATGTTCTGCTCAGTACAAGAGAAACTTGACTGAATTGATGTGAAATCAGCAGTGTGATTTGACTTTGTCTCTGGTCCTATCAGGGGAGTCTTGTTGCGGTCGGAACCCACAAGGGTTACGTTCAGATCTGGGACGCGGCGGGAGGGAGGAAACTGACCAGTCTGGAGGGTCACTCGGCACGTGTAGGTCAGTCATCGCCGGCTGGTCACTATCTGCTTTGAGCAAACAAGAAAGATAACAAGGAGAATCTccgaacagaaacagaaaggagAATATAATGTTGTTTTGAACTTGATGTGTTCCTTATATTGTGCCACCAAACATGTGTTACTGTCATATCAAGAAACAGCACATGGATTCTTTGACAGCCACAGTGAAATATGAGCCTTTGTGCCCAAGGTGCCCTGGCGTGGAACGGAGAGCAGCTGTCGTCGGGGAGTCGGGACCGAGTGATCCTCCAGCGGGACATCAGAACCCCCCCTACCGCCGAGAGGAGGCTGCAAGGTCACAGACAAGAAGTGTGTGGTCTCAAGTGGTCTCCTGACCACCAGCACCTGGCGTCTGGAGGCAACGACAACAAGGTGagaaaatgatacattttttgacttttaaatgaatgaatgaattctgAGACGATTAAATCTTCATGATCCCGTCCATTTCTCGTCtcctgctccgtcccagctgcTGGTGTGGAACAGCTCCAGCCTTCTCCCCATGCAGCAGTACAGTGATCACCTGGCAGCAGTGAAGGCCATCGCCTGGTCCCCACACCAGCACGGGCTGCTGGCATCAGGCGGCGGCACCGCCGACCGCTGCCTGCGCTTCTGGAACACGCTGACGGGTCAGGCGCTGCAGAGCACGGACACCGGCTCGCAGGTGTGCAACCTGGCCTGGTCCAAACACGCTAACGAACtggtgaggacacacacacacacacacacacacacactcatttcaGTGTCATTATGGAGTAATTGTGGCTTTGTAGCAGATTATTATGACAATGTAATAAGCTTTAAGTATTCTTCGTCATCTCAGTGTTAACATTAAGACACTATCTAGCAATTaatcaacattttgttttcatttttgtctgaagTTGAGTCATATTGTGCAGCTTTTTGACTATCTAGCTACATTTCATAACAGCCATTCCCAAACCTAGGAATGACATGGCCTACTTCGAAAATGCTAAATCTTCTTGGGCCCACCCAAACTTTTGATCACACGACAAACATATGATGGGAAACAGACTTGAACACAACACCAGCTGTAGGTCAGAGAAATGAGAAATAACTTGTAGTTCAACTCCCTTGTTTCATCAGTTCTGATGACTTGtcaataatgttaataatttaTCATACAAATTTCATGGTAATTTCAAGCTTGAATTTCAAACTTGAATACTGTCCCCCGTTTGTTTACAGGTGAGCACTCATGGCTACTCTCAGAACCAGATCCTGGTGTGGAAGTATCCGTCACTAACACAGGTGGCCAAGCTGACAGGACACTCCTACAGGGTGCTCTATCTGGTAAGATCACGGTTTTATGTTCAGTGTAACTGGACGAACTACTCacagtgctgctgcttctcATTCCTGAAACCCAGTGGCCATGTACTCATgtgcaatgtttttttcatacatCCATCCAGTGATGGAGGAGGTATTAAAATGCATTACTTAAGTATTTATATGCTTTACTTAAGTATAAGGAGCAATCCCACAGTGTAGGAATACTCTGAAGTCCAATTGTAGTTAAGTAAACAGTACAAAATTTCCCTCTGAACTGttgtggagaggaagtataaagtggcACAATATGGAAATACTTGAGTACAGGGCTTGGGTAACTTTACTCTGTTAGCTTTCTCCACTGGATTTATCAGTGTGCTCACCATTTCACCATTGTTCTCTCTCCGTCCTCCCCTCTCAGGCTGTGTCACCAGATGGGGAGGCCATCGTCACAGGAGCCGGGGATGAGACACTACGTTTCTGGAACGTCTTCAGTAAGACACGCTGCACCAAGGTACAGTATATTTGTCATGATGTCGATGATGATGTCGTGATGGCTCTTTTGATGTCTCATTTTAAGTCTGCGCATTTCACAATACATGAAGTTATCATAAATCAATTAGTCagttgaaagaaaattaattgccaGCTATTTTCATACCTGATTATTCATGTCAGTCATTTgtaagaaaaaatgtcaaacatttgctggttccagcttctcaaatacATTGATATTatatttatgatagtaaatgaagagtctttggtttttagactgttggttgaaaaaagaagcaatttgaagacgtcacttcgGAGAAAGAAGTTTTTTGATCGTGAAAATCAGCTGCAGATTAAAGGGTGATGAAAATAATGGTGACACATAACAAGAAGTTACCGAAAAATGTGAGTAGTGACTGAGAAGCGAATAAGGAACGAATCAGGAACTACTTAATAGTTAATGAATCGTTAATGAGTAATTCCTGAGGAACATTGATTTCAGGACGATACAGTAGATAATACTGTATTAATGAATCGTTAAG
The sequence above is drawn from the Sparus aurata chromosome 21, fSpaAur1.1, whole genome shotgun sequence genome and encodes:
- the fzr1b gene encoding fizzy-related protein homolog, whose product is MDQEYERRLLRQINHQNLPTEARLSKCVSATCSPVSVKSGDRFIPTRAGSNWSINFHYANENCRSPNQTHKAKDASSDSSKDAVAYAALLRNELLGAGIETVPDPHTDDRRHAVLSQDSHGLFRYTVHTKRVPFDSDNEVSPYSLSPLSNKSHKLLRSPRKPARKISKIPFKVLDAPELQDDFYLNLVDWSAGNLLSVGLGACVYLWSACTSQVTRLCDLSVDGDSVTSVCWNERGSLVAVGTHKGYVQIWDAAGGRKLTSLEGHSARVGALAWNGEQLSSGSRDRVILQRDIRTPPTAERRLQGHRQEVCGLKWSPDHQHLASGGNDNKLLVWNSSSLLPMQQYSDHLAAVKAIAWSPHQHGLLASGGGTADRCLRFWNTLTGQALQSTDTGSQVCNLAWSKHANELVSTHGYSQNQILVWKYPSLTQVAKLTGHSYRVLYLAVSPDGEAIVTGAGDETLRFWNVFSKTRCTKESKSVLNLFTRIR